A stretch of the Panulirus ornatus isolate Po-2019 chromosome 10, ASM3632096v1, whole genome shotgun sequence genome encodes the following:
- the LOC139750737 gene encoding uncharacterized protein: MKNKENKFKQNKKQWNPKKQKNKQRRPTNRQTKVHIKFDPEDRKEYVKGFHKRKLERRQRAQKKIEEELKKEMKEIRRDRADLVKKMLYQSQETMNIDDDDEEEQEENLKKENVTVTNYGSASVEISGIDLVASQFHIGTNQMQLDVTKNKPTKRKDTDDEDSEDVEVISKEKLDELGIWSQKDLYRSLKKSTFQVMKKSKLMKLKQAKDAKKQKKAQTRINNHRRKLKMKKMRQRHAPPKDKNF, encoded by the exons atgaaaaacaaggaGAACAAATTCAAGCAAAATAAAAAACAGTGGAACccgaaaaaacaaaagaataagcaAAGAAGACCGACAAACAGACAAACTAAAGTACACATCAAGTTTGACCCAGAGGACCGAAA AGAATATGTTAAAGGATTCCACAAAAGGAAGCTGGAACGGCGTCAGAGAGCTCAAAAGAAGATTGAGGAGGAACTTAAAaaggaaatgaaggaaataaGGAGGGAT AGAGCTGATTTGGTCAAGAAAATGCTGTACCAAAGTCAGGAAACCatgaatattgatgatgatgatgaggaggaacaggaagaaaatttgaaaaaagaaaatgtgactgTCACTAACTATGGGTCTGCATCTGTGGAAATATCTGGGATTGATCTGGTCGCTTCTCAATTCCACATTGGAACAAATCAG ATGCAACTTGATGTTACAAAAAATAAGCCAACCAAAAGGAAAGACACAGATGATGAAGATTCAGAGGATGTTGAGGTTATAAGcaaagaaaaattggatgaactGGGTATATGGAGTCAGAAAGATCTGTATCGCTCTCTCAAAAAGAGTACCTTCCAggttatgaagaagagcaagttAATGAAGTTGAAGCAAGCTAAAgatgcaaagaaacagaaaaaggctCAAACAAGGATTAATAATCAtagaaggaagttgaaaatgaagaaaatgaggcaGAGGCATGCACCACCCAAGGACAAAAATTTTTAG